One genomic segment of Nonomuraea coxensis DSM 45129 includes these proteins:
- a CDS encoding DUF3040 domain-containing protein → MPLSEHEQRLLDQIEQALYAEDPKWANTVRISDPRRHYKRRLVKATIGFALGVVVMMVGVVVSGNALIPLGVGGFVVMLAACLWGLSSWKRMNGFGDTPPAAPGQAAPGKPVRRANRGTFMERMEERWRRRHDER, encoded by the coding sequence GTGCCGCTCTCTGAGCACGAGCAGCGCTTGCTCGACCAGATCGAGCAGGCCCTCTACGCCGAGGACCCGAAGTGGGCCAACACCGTAAGGATCAGTGACCCGCGCCGTCACTACAAGCGTCGCCTCGTCAAGGCCACCATCGGCTTTGCCCTCGGCGTCGTCGTCATGATGGTCGGCGTCGTCGTGAGCGGCAATGCTCTGATCCCCCTCGGCGTCGGCGGTTTCGTGGTCATGCTCGCCGCGTGTCTGTGGGGCCTGTCGAGCTGGAAACGTATGAACGGGTTCGGCGACACCCCGCCGGCCGCCCCCGGGCAGGCCGCGCCGGGCAAGCCGGTCCGCCGGGCCAACCGGGGCACCTTCATGGAGCGCATGGAGGAGCGCTGGCGCCGTCGGCACGACGAGCGCTGA
- a CDS encoding AAA family ATPase, translated as MAWLPQRQRRDGRRTSHGGLVAVTHDVPPQLDELVSVAHRIREAIESVIEGKGDAVRLTLTVLLAEGHLLIEDVPGVGKTMLAKALARSIDCPVRRVQFTPDLLPSDITGVSAYNQQTREFEFKPGPVFANIVVGDEINRASPKTQSALLECMEEHQVTVDGVTYRLDAPFMVIATQNPIEMEGTYPLPEAQRDRFTARVAMGYPEPTAELEMLDVHGGASPLDKLEPVATTSEVRALIEAVRGVYVSQPVKKYAIDLVVATRHSPDLRLGASPRSTLQLVRAARAHAALAGRDYVIPDDLQDLAIPVLAHRLLPSVEAQGQRRLPEQVVADLIRRVPVPETRGR; from the coding sequence ATGGCATGGCTCCCGCAACGGCAACGCCGGGACGGCCGTCGCACTTCTCATGGAGGCCTGGTGGCAGTAACCCATGACGTCCCTCCCCAGCTCGACGAGCTGGTCAGCGTGGCCCACCGGATCCGCGAGGCGATCGAGTCGGTGATCGAGGGCAAGGGCGACGCCGTCCGCCTCACCCTCACCGTCCTGCTCGCCGAGGGCCACCTGCTCATCGAGGACGTCCCCGGCGTCGGCAAGACCATGCTGGCCAAGGCGCTGGCGCGTTCCATCGACTGCCCTGTACGCCGCGTGCAGTTCACGCCCGACCTGCTCCCCAGCGACATCACCGGGGTGAGCGCCTACAACCAGCAGACCCGGGAGTTCGAGTTCAAGCCGGGCCCGGTCTTCGCCAACATCGTGGTGGGCGACGAGATCAACCGCGCCTCCCCCAAGACGCAGTCGGCGCTCCTCGAATGCATGGAGGAGCACCAGGTGACGGTGGACGGCGTGACGTACCGGCTCGACGCGCCGTTCATGGTGATCGCCACCCAGAACCCCATCGAGATGGAGGGCACCTATCCCCTCCCCGAGGCGCAGCGCGACCGCTTCACCGCCCGCGTCGCCATGGGCTACCCCGAGCCCACGGCCGAGCTGGAGATGCTCGACGTGCACGGCGGCGCCTCGCCGCTGGACAAGCTGGAGCCGGTGGCGACCACGTCGGAGGTGCGGGCGCTCATCGAGGCCGTGCGCGGCGTGTACGTCTCCCAGCCGGTCAAGAAGTACGCCATCGACCTGGTCGTCGCCACCCGCCACTCCCCCGACCTGCGGCTGGGCGCCTCGCCCCGGTCCACGCTGCAGCTCGTGCGCGCGGCGCGGGCGCACGCCGCCCTGGCCGGCCGCGACTACGTCATCCCCGACGACCTTCAGGACCTCGCGATCCCCGTACTGGCGCACCGGCTGCTGCCGAGCGTCGAGGCCCAGGGCCAGCGCCGGCTGCCCGAACAGGTGGTGGCCGACCTGATCAGGCGCGTACCGGTGCCGGAGACGCGGGGCCGCTGA
- a CDS encoding DUF58 domain-containing protein has protein sequence MRAGLRALTSRGRSFLASGIAALLMAFFLGENDLFRIGVLITALPLLAAMVVARTRYRLSCARRLDPPRAEVGGEATVTLRLENVTRLPTGLLLIEDTVPYALGVRPRFVLDRVEPRGVREIDYRVRSDLRGRYTIGPLSIRIADPFGLVELTRSFTISDTLVVTPHVAALPHVRLSGEWSGGGESRTRSVAAAGDDDVAPREYRQGDDLRRVHWRSTARRGELMVRREEQQWQSRGALLLDTRRHAHRGEGPRSSFEVAVSAAASIGVHLAHEGLGLRLVTDQGAEHLTDSGLSYSLLDTLAVIRQSPARSLEMGVSALRQGGGDGLIVAVLGALEPEEARELARLRHSSITGVAVLLGVDTWDGGGPGSADDHQAVRAVLAGYGWRIVDLPAGASIASVWQHAANRGRYVLNPAGGPA, from the coding sequence ATGAGGGCCGGGCTCCGGGCGCTGACCAGCAGGGGCCGCTCGTTCCTCGCCTCGGGGATCGCGGCCCTGCTGATGGCGTTCTTCCTCGGCGAGAACGACCTGTTCAGGATCGGGGTGCTCATCACGGCGCTGCCGCTGCTGGCCGCCATGGTGGTGGCGCGGACCCGCTACCGGCTGAGCTGCGCCCGGCGGCTGGACCCGCCGCGGGCCGAGGTGGGCGGCGAGGCCACCGTGACCCTGCGGCTGGAGAACGTCACCCGGCTGCCCACCGGGCTGCTGCTCATCGAGGACACGGTCCCGTACGCGCTGGGCGTGCGGCCCCGGTTCGTGCTGGACCGGGTCGAGCCGCGCGGCGTGCGGGAGATCGACTACCGGGTGCGCTCCGACCTGCGGGGCCGCTACACGATCGGGCCTCTGTCCATCCGCATCGCGGACCCGTTCGGGCTGGTGGAGCTGACCCGTTCGTTCACCATCAGCGACACGCTCGTGGTGACCCCGCACGTGGCGGCGCTGCCGCACGTACGGCTGTCGGGCGAGTGGTCGGGCGGCGGCGAGAGCCGCACGCGGAGCGTGGCGGCGGCCGGCGACGACGACGTGGCGCCGCGCGAGTACCGGCAGGGCGACGACCTGCGCCGGGTGCACTGGCGCTCGACCGCCCGGCGCGGCGAGCTGATGGTGCGGCGGGAGGAGCAGCAGTGGCAGAGCCGCGGCGCGCTCCTGCTCGACACCCGCCGGCACGCGCACCGCGGCGAGGGGCCGCGCTCGTCGTTCGAGGTGGCGGTCTCGGCCGCGGCCTCCATCGGCGTGCACCTCGCCCACGAGGGGCTGGGCCTGCGGCTGGTCACCGACCAGGGGGCCGAGCACCTGACCGACAGCGGGCTCAGCTACTCGCTGCTCGACACCCTCGCCGTGATCCGGCAGAGCCCGGCCCGCTCCCTGGAGATGGGCGTCTCGGCGCTGCGCCAGGGCGGCGGCGACGGGCTGATCGTGGCCGTGCTCGGCGCGCTGGAGCCGGAGGAGGCGAGGGAGCTGGCCCGGCTGCGGCACAGCAGCATCACCGGCGTCGCCGTGCTGCTCGGCGTCGACACCTGGGACGGCGGCGGGCCCGGCTCGGCCGACGACCATCAGGCCGTGCGGGCGGTGCTCGCCGGGTACGGCTGGCGCATCGTCGACCTGCCCGCGGGCGCGTCGATCGCGTCGGTCTGGCAGCACGCCGCCAACCGCGGCCGGTACGTGCTCAACCCGGCGGGAGGCCCGGCGTGA
- a CDS encoding transglutaminaseTgpA domain-containing protein, protein MRLTIASGAATFTAAILLYPLFEGGTWFWSSLGAVLAVVVAGLVSSRLSLPAWAAPALALAATWVYLTMSFSAEEAWGLAVPTKESVVELGRLLGTGWADIQRFAAPVPNTEGIVLLTTGGIALIAILVDLFAARLRRAALAGLPLLALATVPATILPDPISWPAFIIAAFGFVGLLVADGRERIGHWGRAVLVRRTRMAATPQAGGQERNAVAARPAAAADTSGLRLSGKRIGFAAIALAVLVPALLPAMEPVSFFQFGVGGTGTGGRGNSISIPNPIANLKGQLELPERRVVLTYASNDNQPRYLRIYTLDTFDGQQFGMTQPKGAPANRTDNGPLPAPPGLTGRTDVTNVTTDIEISDEIAELKFLPLPYPPREIQVDGDWRADVDTLMVFSTRDEAAGLGYRVLTSEPAPTRTLLESLPFDRDAVDRRFLALPGNLPAEIRALPRRIAGDASSPYEAAVKLQKWFTEDGGFTYNLRTQGHSNSALADFLLHSRTGYCEQFAASMAVLARLMGIPSRVAIGYTGGSVVGGRWQVGTNDSHSWPELYFDGVGWLPFEPTPAGSLGQGSARAPEYSVPAPESTGDSSTPTPGATSPADGDAIAPGSQQNPRAVDRESQLLAGGLPATEESTPVIGKVGLGLAGLLLVLLIPAAARLVTRNRRVRALNRQATSPPDEVTGVTARAAGDGRVPPVAAAWAELDDVLYDYGLARHTSETPRALARRLVQQYEFGADAAAALSAIASAVERALFARDPGPAGPLRKELRTVRQAVAATVSRRRRIRAVLLPPSTLRRLRGFGERLLDGFDLLENIRLRRTAAEKGS, encoded by the coding sequence ATGAGACTGACCATCGCCTCGGGGGCGGCCACGTTCACCGCGGCCATCCTGCTCTACCCCCTGTTCGAGGGCGGGACGTGGTTCTGGTCGTCGCTCGGCGCCGTGCTGGCCGTGGTGGTCGCCGGTCTGGTGAGCAGCCGCCTGTCGCTGCCGGCGTGGGCGGCGCCGGCCCTGGCCCTGGCCGCCACGTGGGTCTACCTGACGATGTCCTTCTCCGCCGAGGAGGCGTGGGGGCTGGCGGTGCCGACGAAGGAGTCGGTGGTGGAGCTCGGCCGGCTGCTCGGGACCGGCTGGGCCGACATCCAGCGCTTCGCCGCCCCGGTGCCGAACACCGAGGGCATCGTGCTGCTGACCACCGGCGGGATCGCGCTCATCGCGATCCTCGTGGACCTGTTCGCGGCGCGGCTGCGCCGGGCCGCCCTGGCGGGGCTGCCGCTGCTGGCGCTCGCGACGGTCCCGGCGACGATCCTGCCGGACCCGATCAGCTGGCCGGCGTTCATCATCGCCGCGTTCGGCTTCGTCGGCCTGCTGGTCGCCGACGGGCGGGAGCGGATCGGCCACTGGGGCCGGGCGGTGCTGGTACGCAGGACCCGCATGGCGGCCACGCCGCAGGCGGGAGGCCAGGAACGGAACGCCGTCGCGGCACGGCCGGCGGCGGCGGCCGACACGAGCGGGCTGCGGCTGTCGGGCAAGCGGATCGGGTTCGCCGCGATCGCGCTCGCCGTGCTGGTGCCCGCGCTGCTGCCGGCGATGGAGCCGGTGTCGTTCTTCCAGTTCGGTGTGGGCGGCACGGGGACGGGCGGGCGCGGCAACTCCATCAGCATCCCCAACCCGATCGCCAACCTGAAGGGCCAGCTCGAACTGCCCGAGCGGCGCGTCGTCCTCACCTACGCCAGCAACGACAACCAGCCCCGCTACCTGCGGATCTACACGCTCGACACGTTCGACGGCCAGCAGTTCGGCATGACGCAGCCGAAGGGCGCCCCCGCCAACAGGACGGACAACGGCCCGCTGCCCGCGCCGCCCGGCCTGACCGGGAGGACCGACGTCACGAACGTGACGACCGACATCGAGATCAGCGACGAGATCGCGGAGCTGAAGTTCCTGCCGCTGCCGTACCCGCCGCGCGAGATCCAGGTGGACGGCGACTGGCGGGCCGACGTGGACACGCTGATGGTCTTCTCCACCCGCGACGAGGCGGCGGGGCTGGGCTACCGGGTGCTGACGTCGGAGCCGGCGCCGACGCGCACGCTGCTGGAGTCGCTGCCGTTCGACCGGGACGCGGTGGACCGGCGTTTCCTCGCGCTGCCCGGCAACCTGCCGGCCGAGATCCGGGCGCTGCCGCGGCGGATCGCCGGGGACGCCTCCTCGCCGTACGAGGCGGCGGTGAAGCTGCAGAAGTGGTTCACCGAGGACGGCGGTTTCACCTACAACCTGCGTACGCAGGGGCACAGCAACTCCGCGCTCGCCGACTTCCTGCTGCACAGCAGGACGGGCTACTGCGAGCAGTTCGCCGCGTCCATGGCGGTGCTGGCCCGGCTGATGGGCATCCCGTCGCGGGTGGCGATCGGCTACACCGGCGGGAGCGTCGTCGGCGGCCGGTGGCAGGTGGGGACCAACGACTCCCACTCGTGGCCGGAGCTGTACTTCGACGGGGTGGGCTGGCTGCCGTTCGAGCCGACGCCCGCGGGGTCGCTGGGGCAGGGCAGCGCGCGGGCGCCGGAGTACTCGGTGCCGGCGCCGGAGTCCACCGGCGACTCCTCGACGCCGACGCCCGGCGCGACGAGCCCGGCGGACGGCGACGCGATCGCCCCCGGCTCGCAGCAGAACCCGCGCGCGGTGGACCGGGAGAGCCAGCTCCTGGCGGGCGGCCTGCCGGCGACGGAGGAGTCCACGCCGGTGATCGGCAAGGTCGGCCTCGGGCTCGCCGGGCTGCTGCTGGTCCTGCTGATCCCCGCGGCGGCGCGGCTGGTCACCAGGAACCGCCGGGTACGGGCGCTGAACCGGCAGGCGACGTCGCCGCCGGACGAGGTGACGGGAGTGACGGCCAGGGCGGCCGGCGACGGGCGCGTCCCGCCGGTCGCGGCGGCCTGGGCCGAGCTGGACGACGTCCTGTACGACTACGGCCTGGCCCGCCACACCAGCGAGACCCCCCGGGCGCTGGCGCGGCGGCTGGTCCAGCAGTACGAGTTCGGCGCGGACGCGGCGGCGGCCCTGTCGGCCATCGCCTCGGCCGTCGAGCGGGCGCTGTTCGCCCGTGACCCGGGACCCGCGGGGCCGCTGCGCAAGGAGTTGCGGACGGTGCGCCAGGCCGTCGCGGCGACGGTGTCGCGGCGGCGGCGGATCCGGGCGGTGCTGCTGCCGCCGTCGACGCTGCGGCGGCTGCGCGGCTTCGGCGAGCGGCTGCTGGACGGGTTCGACCTGCTGGAGAACATCAGGCTGCGCCGCACGGCCGCCGAGAAGGGCTCCTGA
- the mraZ gene encoding division/cell wall cluster transcriptional repressor MraZ yields the protein MFLGTHHPRLDDKGRLFLPAKYREELAEGLVITKGQERCLYVFPVEEFQRITEALRTAPVTAKAVRDYSRVFFASASDETPDKQGRITIPQSLRHYAGLERDCVVIGANTRLEIWDSQAWETYLSEQEQAFADLSEEVLPGIL from the coding sequence ATGTTCCTCGGCACCCATCACCCGCGCCTCGACGACAAGGGACGGCTGTTCCTGCCGGCTAAGTACCGTGAGGAGCTGGCGGAGGGTCTTGTGATCACCAAAGGCCAGGAGCGATGCCTCTACGTCTTTCCCGTGGAGGAGTTCCAGCGCATTACCGAGGCTCTCCGGACCGCCCCGGTCACCGCCAAGGCGGTGCGTGACTACAGCCGCGTCTTCTTCGCCAGCGCGTCCGACGAGACGCCGGACAAACAAGGACGCATCACGATCCCGCAGAGCCTGCGCCACTACGCGGGCCTGGAGCGTGACTGCGTCGTCATCGGAGCCAACACCCGGCTGGAGATCTGGGACTCCCAGGCTTGGGAGACCTATCTCAGCGAACAGGAGCAGGCGTTCGCCGATCTGTCGGAGGAGGTGCTGCCAGGGATCTTGTGA
- the dinB gene encoding DNA polymerase IV, with the protein MSRKQITGIGPAPRTGADDSGCPILHVDMDAFFASVELLERPELRGRPVIVGSPAGRGVVLSATYEARAYGVHSAMPMSRARRLCPQAVIIPPGHGKYSEVSKGVMEIFHAITPLVEPIASDEAFLDVGGARRRLGPPAAIAAMIKEQVLDRYGITCSVGVASSKFVAKLASKQCKPDGLLVVPAGEVVAFLHPLPVSALWGVGERTEQSLVRLGIRTVGDLARVPPGTLQRELGQAVGGHLAALAWGRDERQVSAHVPDKSIGNEETFATDVDDPGVIRRELLRLSERVAARMRKGGHVGRTVSVKLRRADFTTITRSRTLREPTDVAQVIYATACELFQAAGLERVRLRLVGVRMENLRPAEEATRQLSLGERETGWREAEQAMDKAIRRFGPDAVVPASLVRGKLDEIET; encoded by the coding sequence GTGTCCCGTAAGCAGATCACCGGCATCGGCCCCGCTCCGCGCACCGGGGCCGATGACAGCGGCTGCCCGATACTCCACGTCGACATGGACGCCTTCTTCGCCAGCGTCGAGCTGCTCGAACGCCCCGAGCTGCGCGGCCGCCCGGTCATCGTGGGCTCGCCCGCCGGGCGCGGCGTCGTGCTCAGCGCCACCTACGAGGCCCGCGCCTACGGCGTGCACTCCGCGATGCCGATGAGCCGGGCCCGCCGGCTCTGCCCGCAGGCCGTGATCATCCCGCCCGGCCACGGGAAATACTCCGAGGTCTCCAAGGGCGTCATGGAGATCTTCCACGCGATCACCCCGCTGGTCGAGCCGATCGCCTCCGACGAGGCGTTCCTCGACGTCGGCGGCGCCCGGCGGCGGCTCGGCCCGCCCGCCGCCATCGCCGCGATGATCAAGGAGCAGGTTCTCGACCGCTACGGCATCACGTGCTCGGTGGGCGTGGCCTCCAGCAAGTTCGTGGCCAAGCTGGCCTCCAAGCAGTGCAAGCCCGACGGCCTGCTGGTGGTCCCGGCCGGCGAGGTGGTGGCCTTCCTCCACCCGCTGCCCGTGTCGGCCCTCTGGGGCGTCGGCGAGCGCACCGAGCAGTCCCTGGTCCGCCTCGGCATCCGCACCGTCGGAGACCTCGCCAGGGTGCCGCCGGGCACGCTCCAGCGCGAGCTGGGGCAGGCGGTGGGCGGCCACCTGGCGGCGCTGGCCTGGGGGCGCGACGAGCGCCAGGTGAGCGCGCACGTGCCCGACAAGAGCATCGGCAACGAGGAGACCTTCGCCACGGACGTCGACGACCCCGGCGTCATCAGGCGCGAGCTGCTGCGGCTGTCGGAGCGGGTGGCCGCCAGGATGCGTAAGGGCGGACACGTGGGAAGAACTGTAAGTGTGAAGCTTCGCCGAGCCGATTTCACGACGATCACGCGCTCGCGCACGTTGCGTGAGCCGACCGACGTGGCCCAGGTGATCTACGCGACCGCCTGCGAGTTGTTCCAGGCCGCGGGCCTGGAGCGGGTGCGGCTGCGCCTGGTGGGGGTCCGGATGGAGAACCTGCGCCCGGCGGAGGAGGCCACCAGGCAGCTCAGTCTCGGCGAGCGGGAGACCGGGTGGCGCGAGGCCGAGCAGGCGATGGACAAGGCGATCCGGAGATTCGGTCCCGATGCGGTGGTCCCAGCATCGCTCGTACGTGGCAAGCTTGATGAAATAGAGACATGA
- a CDS encoding methyltransferase domain-containing protein — translation MRTAVVWDALRSVLAERTAATGREALDIVDAGGGTGGFAVPLAELGHSVTVVDPSPDSLAALERRAKEKGVGVRSLQGDADALGELIQRDSADLVLCHSVLEYVEDPLSALTAVAGVLRRGGAVSVLAANPVASAIHRALAGQFDEARAVLGDPRGSWGERDPTPRRFTAGALAELLGATGFAVGPVHGVRVFSDLVPSRLVDGEPGAAESLAALEQAAAAHPVLRDIATQLHVLGHRA, via the coding sequence GTGCGCACCGCCGTCGTCTGGGACGCGCTGCGGTCGGTCCTGGCCGAGCGGACCGCGGCCACCGGCCGCGAGGCGCTCGACATCGTCGACGCCGGCGGGGGCACCGGCGGCTTCGCCGTGCCGCTGGCCGAGCTGGGCCACTCCGTCACCGTGGTCGACCCGAGCCCCGACTCGCTGGCCGCGCTGGAGCGCCGGGCCAAGGAGAAGGGCGTGGGCGTGCGTTCGCTGCAGGGCGACGCCGACGCCCTGGGCGAGCTGATCCAGCGTGACAGCGCCGATCTGGTGCTCTGCCACAGCGTCCTGGAGTACGTCGAGGACCCCCTGAGTGCGCTGACCGCCGTCGCGGGCGTGCTGCGCAGGGGCGGCGCCGTCAGCGTGCTGGCCGCCAACCCGGTCGCCAGCGCCATCCACCGCGCTCTCGCCGGGCAGTTCGACGAGGCGCGGGCGGTGCTCGGCGACCCGCGGGGGAGCTGGGGCGAGCGCGACCCCACGCCCCGCCGCTTCACCGCCGGGGCGCTGGCCGAGCTGCTGGGCGCCACCGGTTTCGCGGTCGGCCCGGTCCACGGCGTGCGCGTCTTCTCCGACCTGGTGCCGAGCCGGCTGGTGGACGGCGAGCCCGGCGCGGCCGAGTCGCTGGCGGCGCTGGAGCAGGCCGCCGCCGCGCATCCCGTGCTGCGTGACATCGCGACCCAGCTGCACGTGCTGGGTCACCGCGCCTGA
- the rsmH gene encoding 16S rRNA (cytosine(1402)-N(4))-methyltransferase RsmH — translation MQDDVGTGGHVPVMLGRVLELLGPALTGPEPVVVDANLGLGGHSEALLAAHPSLHLIGIDRDPFAIEHSTRRLSPYAERITLVHASSGDLREVLARTGRPVVNGVLFDLGVSSPQLDEAGRGFAYSYDAPLDMRMDTEQELTAETVVNTYSAAELTRVLRVYGEERFAPRVASLIIKERAKEAITSTKRLADIVRDAIPAATRRTGGNPAKRTFQALRIEVNAELSALEAALPAALDALALGGRVVVLSYHSLEDRLTKQALTARTRDTSPPGLPVPLEAHQPRFRLLTRGAELPSEEEVARNPRATSARLRAAERIRVDD, via the coding sequence ATGCAGGACGACGTCGGCACGGGCGGTCACGTTCCGGTGATGCTCGGCCGCGTACTGGAACTGCTGGGCCCCGCGCTCACCGGCCCCGAGCCCGTCGTGGTCGACGCCAACCTCGGCCTGGGCGGCCATTCCGAGGCTTTGCTCGCGGCCCACCCGTCGCTTCACCTGATCGGCATCGACCGCGACCCTTTCGCGATCGAGCACTCCACCCGCAGGCTCAGCCCGTACGCGGAGCGGATCACCCTGGTCCACGCCTCCTCCGGCGACCTGCGGGAGGTGCTCGCGCGGACCGGGCGCCCCGTCGTCAACGGGGTGCTGTTCGACCTCGGCGTGTCCTCGCCGCAGCTCGACGAGGCCGGGCGGGGGTTCGCCTACTCCTACGACGCGCCGCTCGACATGCGCATGGACACCGAGCAGGAGCTGACGGCCGAGACGGTGGTCAACACCTACTCGGCCGCGGAGCTGACCCGCGTCCTGCGCGTCTACGGCGAGGAGAGATTCGCCCCGCGTGTCGCGAGCCTGATCATCAAAGAACGGGCCAAAGAGGCAATAACCTCGACTAAGCGGCTTGCGGACATCGTGCGTGACGCGATCCCCGCCGCTACCCGGCGCACCGGGGGAAACCCCGCCAAGAGGACTTTTCAGGCGCTGCGCATCGAGGTGAACGCGGAGCTGTCCGCCCTGGAGGCGGCGCTGCCCGCGGCGCTCGACGCGCTCGCCCTGGGTGGTCGAGTCGTCGTGCTCTCGTACCACTCACTCGAGGACCGGCTCACCAAGCAGGCCCTCACGGCGCGAACCAGGGACACCAGCCCCCCCGGGCTGCCCGTCCCCCTGGAGGCTCACCAGCCCAGGTTCCGCCTGCTGACGAGGGGAGCGGAGCTCCCGAGCGAAGAAGAAGTCGCCCGCAACCCGCGGGCGACCTCGGCCCGGCTACGGGCGGCAGAGAGGATCCGTGTTGACGACTGA